ATTAGTCTCATCAAATATGCAAACTACACAACAAATTTTAACATAATTCCCTAAATCAAGCCAAGAAAGTGTACCAGCTTGCTTTTAAAATATCCTATTTCTGGTCAAATATCCAACATCCGCTATAAAATTGAAGATTTAGTTATTTGTGTGCTTTCAGTTCTTATTTCCCAACACGAACAACAATaagtagacaaaaaaaatacgGTTCAGAGTTTCACAGGAAAATAATGTTCCTTGTATCTACTACTCATCCGTCATAAATCATGAATCATGGGGTTCACTTGATCCAAAAATCTCCACTTTATTGCATCAATAGACAAATTACTCGTAGTATAAAGTTTTAAATGCATCCCTTGATATATGAATGTAATTAAGTTATATTGGCACTAAATTAATTAGCCCTGGACATTCGGGTATTGGGTTCAGTTTCGGGTAAGAACTATTTGGTTCTGGGTATATCGGATAAATCATTCTTATATCCAATAGGTACTTATgaaatttcggtttggtttggtttcgaATACCCGTTTAATATacgaatcaaatatatatatatatatatatatatatattagttaacaTGTTAATTTAAGTGGTCTAATGGTtaaatacttgtataattgtgAATCCAACTAGTTTGAGTCACTAAAGTGTTGCTTTATAagtatttattgtattttaatatagaaataccatatatataataaaagtgaATACATAAGTAACAATGTTTTCACTCTTTTTGTCAAACTCAAGTTCGAGAGTAcataaacttgttttttttcGGATATCCGGGTATCCGTTTGCTTAtcagtttggttttggtttcaaTTCGGTTATTCAGGTATTTGAAAGTTTTGGTCCGGTTTCAGTTCAGTTATTCGGGTATTTGAAAGTTTTGGTCCGGTTTCGGTTTCGGAtaatttggttcggttcaggttcggtttttcggttccCATTTTTTTGCAGAACcgaacaaaaacaaacaaattagaTCATCGTTAATACACAAACAAATTTACTTGTTCCATTTGCATTAGAACATCCTTAATACACAAACACACCACCGCATAATTAATTTCGGTTCAATAGACCAGACCGGGTTATCCGGATGGATAGTTAGTCAAAGGACGGCGATGGTTTTGGTGTTTGAAGTGACACATTAACCGCCTAACAGTATCAACTATTTTAGACAAACAGAGTTAAGCACGTAACGTAATGAAGATCTAATTTATCAATAGACTTATGAATCTTTcagtctttgttttgttttcgaaTCTGATTAGTTTAGAAATGTCTGTGACACTTGTACGGCTATACCGATATATATTTCTAACTTATAagaaatgcatatatataattaaacgaCTGATGTTTGATTTGGATTTTGGTTCGCGTTTGGTTTGGAATTTTCTAATATTAGTTCAAGTGCAGATTCGGAATTTAGACATAAACCTTTTAATCTTTGAATGAAAATTGAAGTTTATATAATGTAAGTTCGTATAATACAAGATACTATTAGAAAACCATTTTGAAGTAATTTGATGTCAAAATTAATGATCTTTACTGCTATAAGAATTGGATACTTGTAATTAAATTCAAAGTATTTGTAtagtaaatacaaaatatttgattgCCATAAAAAACGTCAATTTCAATCACACGTTACGATTTTATTTGATACTAATATTAATTTCTGATTAGGCGGTagagaaaatacaaaaatggCTATGATTAGCGGATACAACTAAGGAAGAAGTAGAAAACACAATAATCTGTTTGTTGGCAAAAGAGAAATTGAAGGAAGAAGTCATTAGGCAAAATctctatttctctctctctctatctctatctctaactctgcttcatcttcctataatactaaaatagagagaagagaaagaggagagGGCGTTTAAAGAGAGCAGACGGTGGCGCACCGTAGCACCGCCCCTCCTAACTTACGCCTTTCTTCCTCTGGTTTAGGTTTTATTCCTCTCCTCCTCTCTCAGGTCGCTTCGATCCCACGGCAAAGCTCTTTGATTCTTcccagaaaaaagaattaaaactaaaaaaaaaagaaaaagttgttACTTTCGATATTGGATCTGTCTTCCACCATCAGATGCATTATTGAAAAACTCTGGCGGACATCAAAGGAACCCTAGCTTTCCTTCGGTCGTACCTCGCCTCCATCGCCGCCGACGATCGGTGGTTCGATTTCAaatccaagaagaagaaacgcgGAGGCCGTCGTCGTCTCAGGATGCTCTGGATCATGCGATTCTCCGGTTTAGTCTCCGCTCTATTAGCCATCATCGTCCTCTCACCTTCTCTCCAATCCTTTCCACCAGCTGAAGCCATCAGATCCTCTCACCTCGACGCTTACCTCCGATTCCCATCCTCCGACGCGCCGCCGCATAGATTCTCCTTCAGGAGAGCCCCTCTCTTCCGCAATGCAGCCGATTGCGCTGCTGCAGACGCCGGAATCGGCGTCTGCAGCCCTTCGCTGGTCCACGTGGCGATCACTCTCGATTTCGAGTACCTCCGCGGCTCGATCGCCGCGGTGCACTCGATTCTCCAGCACTCGTCGTGCCCCGAGAGCGTCTTCTTCCATTTCCTCGTCTCCGAGACGGACCTGGAGTCTTTGGTTCGCGCGAGCTTCCCCGAATTGAAATTCAAGGTTTACTATTTCGATCCGGAGATCGTGCGGTCCATGATCTCGACCTCCGTGAGGCAGGCCCTCGAGCAGCCGTTGAATTACGCTAGAAACTACTTGGCTGACATGTTGGAGCCCTGCGTGAGGCGCGTGATCTACCTCGACTCCGATCTGATCGTCGTCGACGACGTCGCCAAGCTCTGGAGGACGAATCTGGGGTCGAAAACGATCGGAGCTCCGGAGTACTGCCACGCGAACTTCACGAAATATTTCACGCCGGCGTTCTGGTCCGACGAGAGATTCTCCGGCGCGTTCAGAGGGAGGAGCCCGTGCTACTTCAACACGGGGGTGATGGTGATGGATCTCGAGAGGTGGAGGAGCGTGGTGATCGAGAGGTGATCGAGAGGTGGATGGAGATTCAGAAGAGCGATCGGATTTACGAGCTGGGCTCTTTGCCGCCGTTCTTGCTGGTTTTCGCCGGAGAGGTGGCGCCGATTGAGCATCGGTGGAATCAGCACGGTTTAGGAGGAGATAACGTGAGAGGGAGCTGCAGAGATCTACATCCCGGTCCGGTTAGCTTGTTGCATTGGTCTGGTAGTGGTAAACCGTGGTTCCGGTTAGACTCGAGAAAGCCTTGTCCACTTGATACTCTTTGGGCACCTTATGATTTGTATGGACACTCACGCTGATCATCCTCTGTTACACATGGGGGTTGTTGGTTTGTACTCTCTGCTGGTAAATTCTCTTACCCCCtcacagcaacaacaacaacaaaaaagtgaaaaaaacatttttttttttactcattaattttttttctttcttcaaatTCTCTTTGAATTTTCCAGACTTTTGGAATATGTTCTCTTCTTGTGTATTCTATTCGATTGTTCGTTTCTGTgcatgaaataaaaaatcaacaaaaaccATAGGATACATTCAGATTTGTTGAGAATCTTTACTTGTACAGATTGTTttaccatatgttttttttaacaagtcTGTTACTCATAAGGATGATCTCATCGTTTATCGTCTAATCCAAATTAACGGTTAATTCCGATATCCACCGACAACCTTAGTTATCTTGTTCaagttcttgtttttgttttcctctTCTAATGATCGAAACATGGCAAAGTCAAAGAGGGAAGAAGGACA
The nucleotide sequence above comes from Brassica napus cultivar Da-Ae chromosome A9, Da-Ae, whole genome shotgun sequence. Encoded proteins:
- the LOC106451980 gene encoding LOW QUALITY PROTEIN: probable galacturonosyltransferase-like 7 (The sequence of the model RefSeq protein was modified relative to this genomic sequence to represent the inferred CDS: inserted 1 base in 1 codon); translation: MLWIMRFSGLVSALLAIIVLSPSLQSFPPAEAIRSSHLDAYLRFPSSDAPPHRFSFRRAPLFRNAADCAAADAGIGVCSPSLVHVAITLDFEYLRGSIAAVHSILQHSSCPESVFFHFLVSETDLESLVRASFPELKFKVYYFDPEIVRSMISTSVRQALEQPLNYARNYLADMLEPCVRRVIYLDSDLIVVDDVAKLWRTNLGSKTIGAPEYCHANFTKYFTPAFWSDERFSGAFRGRSPCYFNTGVMVMDLERWRSVVIERXIERWMEIQKSDRIYELGSLPPFLLVFAGEVAPIEHRWNQHGLGGDNVRGSCRDLHPGPVSLLHWSGSGKPWFRLDSRKPCPLDTLWAPYDLYGHSR